One window from the genome of Salvelinus fontinalis isolate EN_2023a chromosome 3, ASM2944872v1, whole genome shotgun sequence encodes:
- the si:dkey-197j19.5 gene encoding EF-hand calcium-binding domain-containing protein 12 gives MDDLEIKEQLARIKTRDLSQTYFYKMASRVFGPAKTRDRVFIAPLMPKRPVCTPKPESQVLTKSRYGSVAAMVSSTRDRVSGAPMTVMPLEVNDAKHQDWVNQRRSFRRQFDSLGDLSKWVNGKPTVTELEMLVVEREKKKQRTPSPVLGFTLTPPEALKARTRASPTQPSRRAIVPRTRAVRSQLREVKEVRRYLRTHKLRPSELAKRLDKHGTGRISRNDLRAVFEKEGLPVVPEHLDDLVSTLSGMEGDTMTVKDLAEGINAWSLEREEESASWGRRGLTERGELELEKGCNREIERVRGREQRSPSIPARSPVWSRGLKRGSGRHGAQLLPLPSPELCLQTPLSLEEQQEQALIQQHHRNRIKEGIQDEEVLAIMRTVCTGNTTQDAHSHPSSLGGDTARALDKFRRQCLGEYLDSLDQCHTQGVTVNQATLERVLLHPGDHVLGGPESLVLRQAGTNPMPGCGGRLRTWIGYSSSTPRGGEEKEEEEHGLEEEAALHKVCKDTPLYPSHRSVRRGPKMMTLSTGRAEVRHKTECWLTREEYTHMTSNMREPSSRRADPNAFWTGQDNHVRLYLPRVGLSPEGVLFEHIIRSPAPSPGSWPVNDRGYSTSGDIDGHKAYTL, from the exons ATGGATGATTTGGAGATAAAGGAACAACTGGCGCGGATTAAAACGAGAGATTTATCGCAGACATATTTCTACAAAATGGCAAGCAGAGTGTTCGGTCCCGCTAAAACACGGGACAGGGTTTTCATCGCGCCACTGATGCCCAAACGGCCCGTTTGCACGCCGAAGCCTGAAAGCCAAGTGCTGACAAAAAGCCGATATGGGTCAGTGGCGGCCATGGTGTCGAGTACAAGGGACAGAGTCAGTGGTGCTCCAATGACAGTGATGCCTTTGGAAGTTAATGACGCGAAGCACCAAGACTGGGTTAACCAAAGGAGGTCATTTCGTCGACAGTTCGATAGTCTCGGAGACTTGTCGAAGTGGGTTAACGGCAAGCCGACCGTGACCGAGCTGGAGATGTTGGTTgtggaaagagagaaaaagaagcaGAGAACTCCCTCACCTGTCCTGGGTTTTACTTTGACACCTCCGGAGGCTCTTAAG GCCAGAACACGTGCCAGCCCAACCCAGCCTTCTCGGCGGGCTATTGTGCCTCGCACACGCGCAGTCCGGTCCCAACTGCGCGAGGTAAAGGAGGTAAGGAGGTACCTCCGCACTCACAAGCTCCGACCCTCTGAACTGGCCAAGAGGCTTGACAAACATGGCACGGGACGCATCAGTCGGAATGACCTCCGAGCTGTGTTTGAGAAG GAGGGCCTCCCTGTGGTGCCAGAGCATTTGGATGACCTGGTGTCCACTCTTAGCGGCATGGAAGGGGACACGATGACAGTGAAGGACCTGGCGGAGGGCATCAATGCCTGGAgcctagagagggaggaggagagtgcCAGCTGGGGCCGCAGGggcctgacagagagaggagagctagAGCTGGAGAAGGGATGCAacagggaaatagagagagtgaggggcAGGGAGCAGCGGTCTCCGAGCATCCCAG caCGGAGCCCAGTGTGGAGCCGTGGTCTTAAGCGTGGGTCAGGGAGGCATGGTGCCCAGCTCCTGCCCCTCCCCAGTCCTGAGCTGTGCCTGCAGACTCCCCTGTCTCTAGAGGAGCAGCAGGAGCAGGCCCTTATACAGCAGCACCACCGCAACAGGATCAAG gagGGCATACAGGATGAGGAGGTGCTGGCCATCATgaggacagtgtgtacagggaaCACCACCCAGGACGCCCACTCCCACCCGTCCTCTCTGGGAGGAGACACTGCTCGAGCGTTAGACAAGTTCAGGAGACAGTGTCTGGGGGAGTACCTGGACTCACTGGACCAGTGTCACACACAGGGGGTCACGGTCAACCAGGCCACACTGGAGAGAG TTCTGCTGCATCCAGGGGACCATGTCCTAGGGGGTCCAGAGAGTCTCGTGCTGAGGCAGGCAGGAACCAATCCCATGCCGGGGTGTGGGGGCCGTCTGAGGACCTGGATCGGTTACAGCAGCAGTACCCCCCGGGGGGGCgaagagaaggaagaagaggagcaTGGCCTGGAGGAAGAGGCCGCTCTACACAAAGTCTGCAAGGATAC GCCTTTGTACCCCTCCCATAGGTCTGTACGTCGGGGCCCCAAGATGATGACCCTGTCCACAGGTCGAGCTGAGGTCAGACACAAGACAGAGTGCTGGCTGACCAGGGAGGAGTACACCCACATGACCAG CAACATGAGGGAGCCGTCCAGCCGTAGAGCCGACCCTAACGCGTTCTGGACTGGTCAGGACAACCATGTGAGACTCTACCTGCCCAGAGTGGGCCTGTCTCCTGAGGGGGTCCTCTTTGAGCACATCATCCGCTCTCCCGCCCCAAGCCCCGGCAGCTGGCCTGTCAACGACAGGGGCTACTCCACCTCTGGAGACATAGATGGACACAAGGCCTACACCCTGTAG